CATTCCACTCCGTGGAATGCGGCGGAACTCCGTTCCGCCTGCCCGGAATCGCTCCGCGATCCGGGACGGATCCGGCTTCGCCGGATCCTCACCCCGTACAGGCCTGCTCCGCAGTCCCGTACGGGAGCTGCTACGCGCTCCGCGCGCAGCAGGAAAAGCGCTGGCTGGGTCAGTGATGTCGGGCTCGCCGGTTCACCCGATGAGAGATCAGCAGGATGCCGAACATGAGACTCATGAAGGCCGCGTAGAGGGCTTGGCTTGTGGAGCCTTCAGCTATCCGCCACACCGTCAAGCCTACGCACAGGGCGAGCATCGGCCAGCACATCCAAGCGATCCAGCGGGCCCCCGGTTTCGTCCAGGCCGGCGGGTCATACCTTTCTGGTGATCGGGTCACGAGACACCTCCTGTCGTACTGGTGCCCTCATCCGCTGCGGGCACGCCACACTCTGAAACCAACCTCGACCGCTTCCGACCAAACCGTGTGCGTCACTTTCAATGCTGGCTTGCTTCTGGGATGATTGCCAGGTACCTCTTCCTTCTGGAGAGCTGTGCGTAACGTCATCACTGCGGGATTCTGGTAAGTCGTCATTTTGCGTCCTGGATGGAATCTGAGCTAGGGCCAGACCATCTCTTTTCATACCGAGAATGTGAGGTATTATGGCTCAGATGGAATTGCGTCCGCATCAGGTCGAGGCGGTCGATAACGTCGTCCGCATTCTCGGTGTGCCGCCCGGTGGCCGTATGCCTCCCGAGGGGTTGAGGACTCAGGTAATCGCCGCTACCGGCTCCGGTAAAACCCTGATCGGCGCGGAATCTGCGCACCGTCTTTCAGCCCGTCGGGTGCTGGTCCTGGTCCCGACGTTGGACCTGCTGACGCAGATGGCCGGCGCGTGGCGTCGGGCGGGCCGGTCGGGAGCGATGGTCGGGGTGTGCTCGCTGCGGGCGGAGGAGAGCCAGGGACTGCCGTGCACGACCGATCCCGACGAGCTGGTGGCGTGGTTGTCCGGGCTGGAGACGGTCACGGTGTTCGCCACGTACGCGTCGGTCGGGCTCGGCGTCCTGCAGCGCGCGCACGCCGCTGGCTTGGGGGTGTGGAGCCTGATGGTCGTGGATGAGGCGCACCGGACCAGTGGGGACGGCTTGAAGCCGTGGGCGACCGTGCACGACCAGGCACAGCTCCCTGCCGAGCGTCGGTTGTACATGACGGCGACGGCGCGGGTGTGGGAGGCGGAGGGTGAGCGGCCGCGGTTGGTGGCGTCGATGGAGGACGGCTCCCCGGTGTTCGGTCCGGTGGCGTACAAGCTGACGTTGTCGGAGGCGATCGGCCGGGGCATCGTCGCCCCGTATCAGGTGCTGTGCTTGGACATCCGCGATCCCGACCTCTATGCGGCGCTGGCCACGGAGGCCACTGGCTCGGATGCGGTGCGCGGGGCCCGGCTCGCGGCCGTGCAGAGCGGGCTGATGCACGCGGCCGTGAAGGAGCGGTTCCGGCGCGTGTTGTCCTTCCACAGCCGGGTCACCGAGGCCGAGGCCATGGCCGTGTCGGTGCCGGCGGTCGCGGCACGGCTCGCCGAGGACGACCCCGATACCTACCCGCCCGCGGATCAAGTGTGGTCGGACTGGCTCTACGGCGAGCATGCTCCTGGGCACCGCCGTCAGGTACTCGATGAATTTGCGTCCGATTTCCTCGGAGGGGTCGAATATAAAGGCCGTAATGTTCGGGCGGAATTGCGTGTTCTTTCTTCGGTTCGGGTTCTCGGAGAGGGTGTCGATACTGCCGAGTGTGACGCGGTTCTTTTCTCGGATGCGCGTGGTTCGATGGTGGATATTGTGCAGATGGTTGGGCGTGCTCTGCGGTTGAATCCGAATCACGGAAAGCTCGCCACGTTGGTTGTTCCGGTGTTTCTCGGACCGGGTGAAGATCCGAATGAGTTGCTCACGTCGGATGCCTATACGGCCTTGAGTAAGATCCTCGGAGCCCTGCGGGCGCACGATGCGGAGACGATCGAGGCGCTCGCGGACCCCCGGCTGCGCAACAGCCGACCCGCCGCCGACGACGATCGT
This sequence is a window from Streptomyces ortus. Protein-coding genes within it:
- a CDS encoding Helicase associated domain protein → MELRPHQVEAVDNVVRILGVPPGGRMPPEGLRTQVIAATGSGKTLIGAESAHRLSARRVLVLVPTLDLLTQMAGAWRRAGRSGAMVGVCSLRAEESQGLPCTTDPDELVAWLSGLETVTVFATYASVGLGVLQRAHAAGLGVWSLMVVDEAHRTSGDGLKPWATVHDQAQLPAERRLYMTATARVWEAEGERPRLVASMEDGSPVFGPVAYKLTLSEAIGRGIVAPYQVLCLDIRDPDLYAALATEATGSDAVRGARLAAVQSGLMHAAVKERFRRVLSFHSRVTEAEAMAVSVPAVAARLAEDDPDTYPPADQVWSDWLYGEHAPGHRRQVLDEFASDFLGGVEYKGRNVRAELRVLSSVRVLGEGVDTAECDAVLFSDARGSMVDIVQMVGRALRLNPNHGKLATLVVPVFLGPGEDPNELLTSDAYTALSKILGALRAHDAETIEALADPRLRNSRPAADDDRGEDELADGEDEGDVDRAAARVSERAAGVLRFSEERDPAALTRFVQLRVIDPEGAYWLRGIEAATRWLRETGSTELRVPYTYVTPEEWVSAGSHPLGVWTADQRRYYVAGTLEASRVRALEKLGMVWSVHASAWDAGLEVARSYAAVHGHFLPPTGAVWGSRGANGTGGGAGSMPIGVWAKNQRAAARKAAENAVRRAAGETHISYAGELSEARQEALAEIDPGWCPAWDVSWQRAYRLALTHTKAGGAFPTGTGELVVQGEDLGTWITAQRAGWNDLMPAQQYLLKTLGIEPPEEGEIVVPVRRSQDERWNANIAAAQQFHAREGHLRPARKHIEVVDSEPVKLGAFLDNSRRRAAKLSPERRATLDELGMRW